Genomic DNA from Niabella ginsenosidivorans:
AATAAACCGTGCGTGGAAACGGTCTTCATTGGAGCTGGTCTTTCCAGGTGCTGTTGTGCCTGAGGAAGAATAATACAAAGACATCTTATACCCGCCGCCGGCCCTTCCGTCAAAAGAATGTACTTTACCCCTCATATTACCGGGCGCCATCCATTGTTCCAAAGCCCGCGGGTTCATAATAGCTTCGTAAACCTGCTTCGCCGGAGCCTTTATATTTTTGAAATTCTGAGTGCTGTTCTTCATTCCATTTTATTTAGCAACCCTAAAAAACGCAGCTTAATAGTGAATGCTCTCGTCCACATTATATTTCATACCCGGGTAATTGAATATCCGGCGCATTAAACCGATCTGTCCGAAAAGGTAAGATTCCCGGTCAATGCCCATACCCACCATATTCAGCTTGTTTTCCTCCACAAAGGATACGCCCATGGGAAACGGACAGGCCTCCAGTAATTCTTCATCTGAAATGGCCAGTAACCGGTCAAACAATTTTGGAGAGATCTGATGCCACTCTTTTTTCAACACATCCAGCGACGGATAAACTGCATTTTCATCCAATGCTTTTGCATCTTTAAACAGAGCCTCATTAGGGTCCCTGTCTTCGATGCCCAGTATATTGGCCAGCCAGTAGCGGCAGTTTACCAGGTTTCCGGTCATCCAGACAATATGATTGGTCCTGCCCTCCGCTCTTTTTACGGCATCGGCTTCGGAAATGCCTTCCAGCACGTTATTAAAATTTTGTGTATGCATCCGGAAAGCGGGAATAACAATCTCTAAGAATTTACTTTTTGATTTCATGATTAACAGGATTGAAAATGAAAAGAAAGATTGCCGGACAGTAACAGGACCCACAGCCGGCAATCCTGAAAATTTATTGGTTCTGGTCCCCGGCGGTACGGTAGCTGATCATCCATTGTACACCAAACCGGTCTGCAAAGCTGCCCCAATAGTCGCCCCAGAA
This window encodes:
- a CDS encoding DinB family protein; its protein translation is MKSKSKFLEIVIPAFRMHTQNFNNVLEGISEADAVKRAEGRTNHIVWMTGNLVNCRYWLANILGIEDRDPNEALFKDAKALDENAVYPSLDVLKKEWHQISPKLFDRLLAISDEELLEACPFPMGVSFVEENKLNMVGMGIDRESYLFGQIGLMRRIFNYPGMKYNVDESIHY
- a CDS encoding SRPBCC family protein, which codes for MKNSTQNFKNIKAPAKQVYEAIMNPRALEQWMAPGNMRGKVHSFDGRAGGGYKMSLYYSSSGTTAPGKTSSNEDRFHARFIELVPGKKIVQAIRFESDNPAFEDEMTMSITLTEQETSTLVSILFENIPEGILPEDNETGTASSLDKLAAYIESRSSG